One genomic segment of Lysobacter sp. 5GHs7-4 includes these proteins:
- a CDS encoding DUF2262 domain-containing protein, which yields MFDGIKRFLFGDKRQITDVVQSDLLGKLTFDDDVEAWESVARIGGEKIKFHIAGDWGKEQVVIGPSPRLIGEAEQLAAHFEEFSGAVREFIEAQMDQTPSLDEWREELRRLKIAQICFFWAERPNDGEIVFSGGAAGRIWACAIKNGKPAPTLSFSS from the coding sequence ATGTTTGATGGCATCAAGCGTTTCTTGTTCGGCGATAAAAGGCAGATAACCGACGTCGTCCAAAGCGACCTGCTCGGGAAGCTGACGTTCGACGACGACGTAGAGGCGTGGGAGTCCGTCGCGAGGATCGGCGGAGAGAAAATCAAATTCCACATCGCAGGGGACTGGGGCAAGGAACAGGTCGTTATTGGCCCATCCCCGCGATTGATCGGCGAGGCGGAGCAGCTTGCGGCGCACTTCGAGGAATTCTCGGGTGCGGTGAGGGAGTTCATCGAAGCCCAGATGGATCAAACCCCTTCGTTGGACGAATGGCGCGAGGAATTGCGGCGGCTGAAGATCGCCCAGATATGCTTTTTCTGGGCTGAGCGTCCAAACGATGGAGAGATCGTTTTCTCGGGCGGAGCGGCCGGCCGCATCTGGGCATGCGCCATCAAGAACGGAAAGCCCGCGCCGACGCTGAGTTTCTCGTCCTGA
- a CDS encoding RHS repeat-associated core domain-containing protein, which translates to MQLSPVPADRRGATPHPHPRSARGWYAVALGLLCAFLLSSPVSVGPARADGIGSSVTPGAAPQGPESRPCSGDGCCKANAQGSNGTGVGDPVWTYDGSLYLSYVDMTVGVNFPIQFSRRYDSRSEYDSSVGYGWSHNYDKRLFEYPDGSIVIRTGCGGRSRYVYSGGAYVSPSGGATGQLLALTGGGFQFQYRDGSRDVYDSRGYLATRVAANGWQQELSYDERNRLPLIGTSRRAVDPNKPMLVAYQPRLTRIVEKTHGGLPTGYALDLQYSDTTGRLTKIVANDGREVNYTHDIHQGATRGNLVAVAGLTDYSQAFAYADANDQHNVTSITDGAGAVTVVNTYNAQDKVTRQNQGGTVWTLAYPAANTTTVTEAVDQGSTTSTRTSTQVFNPGGYLSKEIDALGNELRYTYDGNGDQTRTELWEKQADGSFALLKAVDNTYNGQSQKLTEAVTLDSGEVVTTAWTYTNGWVSSEQTGSSASTQVFRTEFAFVLTQGRPIAISQVRRRKDDGTFATTTYSYCTGSDISDPNAGCPDRRLVKQIDGPRTDVNDVVTIRYYTSADTSGCAAGIEPCHRLGDRKEVENALGQKVEFLRYDGAGRPTRIRDANGVVAEMVFHPRGWLQQQIVRGSDDGSTTDDQITTYVTDARGNVTRMTTPDGNYVDMTYSNQNWLLTVRDQAGNELRYTYDSAGNRLTDKSYAPGNVLKRTQTVAFDKLNRVASAVGTSGTTHLLTYDAAGRQTKVTDPNLVQTLNQYDDLDRLVTTVSDGASGGLQISTAMTYDAVGNVRSVTDPKSLTTHYAYDALGRLTEQVSPDSGATAFVYDDADNRLSQTDARGITATYVYDALNRPLSVTYPNAAENVTYVYDAVNAVCQSGETFAVGRLSKMTDESGATEYCYDRFGNVARKVQTTDGQLRVVRYGYDKSNKLANLTYPDGTQVDYVRDTQRRVKEVGVTADGGTRQVLVKNAAYLPAGPASSWQYGNNRTLTRGYDQNYRATTVYDAGPNTSTSASGMLDDGLNIGYVYDNASYLKEIRAASLSTSTTRAKFAYDAVGRLLTRSSSANVVLESYVYDLTGNRQSVTAGGSTTNYSYDVASHRLTSVGGVARTYEANGNLSTVGGTGKEYVYNQANRMSVAKAGGVVQATYTYNGFGEQVQRQTSVTTRFVYDEAGNLLGQYDANGQPIQQYVWMEGVPVGVLTGTGAGQVLRYVQTDQLGTPRAVIDPTQQRAVWRWDESLEGFGTDAPNTDPDGNGQTFVFDLRFPGQRYDMASGLYYNYMRDYDPTTGRYTQSDPIGLLGGVNTYAYAGGMPTMAVDPYGLDFSLDPVWGAIYDATDGWSPQQSTVDFWAGWGDMVSFGLTNSIREFNGTNGNVNRCSGAYKWGEAAGFANTLAVGWAGGMRSAVRGWANYSHSMFPARWATGALKNRKWWLDNKFGRWLAGRKSKNRLNGDYVPWQLHARMDPLARKGLKLHELAAAGPLFSPLRQAINRVPYFPGSAIYGGASLLMNSQTSQSDCGCQ; encoded by the coding sequence ATGCAGCTTTCGCCCGTTCCGGCCGATCGCCGCGGCGCTACGCCCCATCCGCACCCGCGCTCTGCGCGCGGCTGGTACGCGGTCGCCCTGGGTCTGCTGTGCGCCTTCCTGCTGTCGTCGCCTGTTTCCGTCGGTCCGGCGCGTGCCGACGGCATCGGCTCCAGCGTGACGCCGGGCGCCGCGCCGCAGGGGCCCGAGTCGCGCCCATGCAGCGGCGATGGCTGCTGCAAGGCCAATGCACAGGGATCGAACGGTACCGGTGTCGGCGACCCGGTCTGGACCTACGATGGCAGCCTGTATCTGAGTTACGTCGACATGACGGTCGGCGTCAACTTTCCGATCCAGTTCTCGCGCCGCTACGACAGCCGTTCGGAATACGACAGTTCGGTCGGCTACGGCTGGTCGCACAATTACGACAAGCGCCTGTTCGAGTATCCGGATGGCTCGATCGTCATCCGTACCGGTTGTGGCGGCCGCAGCCGCTACGTCTACTCCGGTGGCGCCTATGTGTCTCCCTCCGGCGGCGCGACCGGTCAGCTGCTGGCGCTCACCGGCGGCGGTTTCCAGTTCCAGTACCGCGATGGCTCCCGCGATGTTTACGACTCGCGCGGCTACCTGGCGACCCGCGTCGCGGCCAATGGCTGGCAGCAGGAGCTGAGTTACGACGAGCGCAACCGTCTGCCCCTGATCGGCACCTCGCGCCGCGCGGTCGACCCCAACAAGCCGATGCTGGTGGCCTATCAGCCGCGCCTCACACGGATCGTCGAGAAGACCCATGGCGGCCTGCCGACGGGATATGCGCTGGATCTGCAATACAGCGACACCACCGGCCGGTTGACGAAAATCGTGGCCAACGACGGTCGCGAGGTGAACTACACGCACGACATCCACCAGGGCGCCACGCGCGGAAACCTGGTCGCGGTGGCCGGCCTCACCGACTACAGTCAGGCATTCGCCTACGCGGACGCGAACGACCAGCACAACGTCACCTCGATCACCGATGGCGCCGGCGCGGTCACTGTGGTCAACACCTACAACGCCCAGGACAAGGTGACGCGCCAGAACCAGGGCGGCACCGTATGGACCCTGGCCTATCCGGCCGCAAACACCACGACGGTTACCGAGGCCGTCGATCAGGGCAGCACCACCAGCACGCGTACCTCCACCCAGGTGTTCAATCCCGGCGGGTATCTCAGCAAGGAGATCGATGCCCTGGGCAACGAGCTGCGCTATACCTACGACGGCAACGGCGATCAGACCCGTACCGAGTTGTGGGAGAAGCAGGCCGACGGTTCGTTCGCACTGCTCAAGGCGGTGGACAACACCTACAACGGGCAATCGCAGAAGCTGACCGAAGCGGTGACCCTGGACAGCGGCGAGGTGGTCACCACGGCCTGGACCTACACCAACGGCTGGGTGTCCAGCGAGCAGACCGGCTCCAGTGCGAGTACGCAGGTCTTCCGGACGGAGTTCGCGTTCGTTTTGACGCAGGGCCGCCCCATCGCGATCAGCCAAGTCCGTCGGCGCAAGGACGATGGGACCTTTGCGACCACGACCTACAGCTACTGCACCGGGAGCGATATCTCCGATCCCAATGCCGGCTGCCCCGATCGCCGTCTGGTCAAGCAGATCGACGGCCCGCGTACCGACGTCAACGACGTCGTGACGATCCGTTACTACACCAGCGCCGACACCAGCGGCTGCGCCGCGGGCATCGAGCCTTGCCATCGTCTGGGCGATCGCAAGGAGGTCGAGAACGCGTTGGGACAGAAGGTCGAGTTCCTGCGCTACGACGGCGCGGGCCGGCCGACGAGAATCCGCGACGCCAACGGCGTCGTCGCCGAAATGGTCTTCCACCCACGCGGCTGGCTGCAGCAGCAGATCGTGCGCGGCAGCGACGACGGATCGACCACGGACGACCAGATCACCACCTACGTCACCGACGCGCGCGGCAACGTCACCCGCATGACCACGCCGGACGGCAACTACGTCGACATGACCTACAGCAACCAAAACTGGTTGCTGACGGTACGCGATCAGGCCGGCAACGAACTGCGCTACACCTACGACTCGGCCGGCAACCGCCTGACCGACAAATCCTATGCCCCGGGCAATGTGCTCAAACGCACGCAAACCGTCGCGTTCGACAAGCTCAATCGGGTGGCCAGCGCGGTCGGCACCAGCGGCACCACGCACCTGCTGACCTACGATGCCGCAGGGCGCCAGACCAAAGTGACCGATCCGAACCTGGTACAGACGCTCAATCAGTACGACGATCTCGACCGTCTCGTCACCACGGTCTCCGACGGCGCCAGCGGCGGCCTGCAGATCAGCACCGCGATGACCTACGACGCGGTAGGCAACGTGCGCTCGGTCACCGATCCCAAGAGCCTGACGACCCACTACGCCTACGACGCCCTGGGTCGTTTGACCGAACAAGTCAGCCCCGACAGCGGCGCGACCGCGTTTGTCTACGACGATGCCGACAACCGCCTCTCCCAGACCGATGCGCGTGGCATCACCGCGACCTACGTCTACGATGCGCTCAATCGACCGCTCTCGGTGACGTATCCGAACGCCGCGGAGAACGTGACCTACGTTTACGACGCGGTGAACGCGGTGTGCCAGTCCGGCGAGACCTTCGCGGTCGGCCGCCTGAGCAAGATGACCGACGAAAGCGGCGCCACCGAGTACTGCTACGACCGCTTCGGCAATGTCGCCCGCAAAGTCCAGACGACCGACGGCCAGCTCCGAGTGGTCCGCTATGGCTACGACAAGAGCAACAAGCTGGCCAACCTCACGTATCCGGACGGCACCCAGGTCGACTACGTGCGCGACACCCAGCGCCGGGTCAAGGAGGTCGGGGTCACCGCGGATGGCGGCACGCGCCAGGTGCTGGTCAAGAATGCCGCCTACCTGCCGGCGGGTCCGGCCAGCAGTTGGCAATACGGCAACAACCGCACCCTGACGCGCGGTTACGATCAGAACTACCGCGCGACCACCGTCTACGACGCCGGGCCGAATACCAGCACCTCGGCCAGTGGGATGTTGGACGATGGCCTGAATATCGGCTACGTCTACGACAACGCCAGCTACCTGAAGGAGATCCGTGCGGCCAGCCTGTCGACCAGCACGACGCGGGCGAAGTTCGCCTACGACGCCGTTGGCCGCCTGCTGACGCGTAGCAGCAGCGCGAACGTGGTGCTGGAAAGCTACGTCTACGACCTCACCGGCAATCGCCAGAGCGTGACGGCGGGCGGCAGCACGACGAACTACAGCTACGACGTCGCCAGCCATAGGCTGACTTCGGTCGGAGGCGTCGCGCGCACCTATGAAGCCAACGGCAACCTGAGCACGGTGGGCGGCACCGGTAAGGAATACGTCTACAACCAGGCCAACCGGATGAGCGTCGCCAAGGCCGGCGGGGTCGTGCAGGCCACGTACACCTATAACGGCTTCGGCGAGCAGGTGCAGCGCCAGACCAGCGTGACCACGCGATTCGTGTACGACGAGGCCGGAAATCTGCTGGGTCAATACGATGCGAACGGCCAACCGATCCAGCAGTACGTGTGGATGGAGGGCGTGCCGGTCGGTGTGCTCACCGGGACCGGCGCCGGCCAGGTGCTGCGCTACGTCCAGACCGACCAACTGGGCACGCCGCGCGCAGTGATCGATCCGACACAGCAACGCGCGGTCTGGCGTTGGGACGAGAGTCTGGAGGGCTTCGGTACCGACGCGCCGAATACGGATCCGGACGGCAACGGCCAGACCTTCGTGTTCGACCTGCGCTTCCCCGGCCAGCGCTACGACATGGCCAGCGGGTTGTATTACAACTACATGCGGGACTACGACCCGACGACGGGACGGTACACGCAGAGCGATCCCATTGGACTGTTGGGCGGAGTCAACACATACGCCTATGCTGGCGGCATGCCGACGATGGCCGTAGATCCGTACGGACTCGATTTTTCGCTCGATCCGGTGTGGGGCGCCATTTACGATGCGACGGATGGATGGAGCCCCCAGCAATCAACCGTGGATTTCTGGGCGGGGTGGGGAGACATGGTCAGCTTCGGTTTGACTAACTCCATTCGCGAGTTCAACGGAACGAATGGAAATGTCAATCGGTGCAGTGGCGCGTACAAATGGGGCGAGGCCGCCGGCTTCGCCAACACGCTGGCCGTAGGATGGGCGGGCGGCATGAGGTCCGCTGTTCGCGGTTGGGCCAACTACTCCCATTCCATGTTCCCTGCCAGGTGGGCCACGGGCGCCTTGAAGAACAGGAAGTGGTGGCTGGACAACAAATTCGGACGTTGGTTGGCCGGGAGGAAAAGCAAAAACAGATTGAACGGAGACTACGTACCCTGGCAGCTCCATGCACGTATGGACCCATTGGCCAGAAAAGGGTTGAAGCTGCACGAACTGGCGGCTGCGGGACCGTTGTTTTCCCCCTTACGCCAGGCAATAAATCGAGTTCCGTACTTTCCTGGCAGCGCAATTTACGGAGGAGCGTCGCTTCTAATGAACAGCCAAACGTCCCAGTCTGATTGTGGTTGCCAATAG